The following is a genomic window from Sporosarcina jeotgali.
CAAGCGTCTTCGCGGGTACGATGTTCGATTCCTGACGGGAATGGACGAGCACGGGCAAAAGATTCAAGAAAAAGCAGAAGAAGCCGGCCGCCCTCCTCAGGAATACGTCAACGATATAGCGGACTATGCAAAACGCATATGGAAGCTGATGGACATTACGTACGATGACTTCATTCAAACGACCGAAGAGCGTCATAAAAATGCGGTCCAGAAGATTTTTCAAAAGTTTCTCGATAATGGAGATATCTATAAAGGGGAATATGAGGGGTGGAAGTGTATTCCTTGCGAATCCTATTTCACTGAAGCGCAGCTGGTAGATGGTAATTGTCCGGACTGCGGACGTCCAGTGGAGCGTGTCGCTGAAGAATCTTATTTCTTTAATATGAAGAAATATTCAGATCGTCTTCTTCAATATTACGAAGATAATCCGGGATTCATCGAGCCGGAATCACGTAAAAATGAAATGATCAATAATTTCATTAAACCGGGTCTGGAAGACTTATCCGTGTCCCGCGTTTCCTTCGACTGGGGCATTAAAGTTCCGGGAGATCCGAAGCATGTCATATACGTTTGGGTGGATGCCTTAACGAATTACATTACGTCACTTGGCTACTTGTCAGATGACGACTCATTATTTAACAAATACTGGCCAGCTGACGTGCAAGTAGTTGGTAAAGATATCGTTCGTTTCCACACGATTTACTGGCCGATTTTCTTGATGGCGTTAGACTTGCCGCTGCCGAAGAAAGTCTTTGCACATGGATTCATCATGATGAAGGACGGTAAGATGTCCAAGTCTAAAGGAAATGTTGTCTATCCAGACATGCTCGTTGAACGTTTTGGTTTAGACGCAACTCGTTACTTCTTATTGCGTGAACTTCCGTTTGGTCAAGATGGAACATTTTCTCCCGAATCATTCGTAGAACGCACGAATTATGATTTAGCGAATGATTTAGGAAACTTGTTGAACCGATCCGTTTCGATGATCAACAAATACTTTGATGGTATTGTGCCTGTAGAACTTGCAGAGCCAACGGAATTCGATGAAAGTTTACGGGCAACAATGACATCGACTGTACAAAAGTATGAAGAGTCTCTTGAGAAAATGCAGTTCAGTATCGTTCTTTCAGAGCTATGGACACTGGTATCACGGACAAATAAATACATTGACGAAACAGCGCCCTGGGTTCTTGCAAAAGAAGAAGCAGATCGCGGGAAACTGGCGTCAGTAATGGTCCACTTAGTCCAATCATTACGACATATTGCCGTTATGCTGCAGCCATTCATGCCTGAGTCTCCTAAGAAGATTATAGAACAACTTGGATTGGACAAATCACGATTGGCTTGGGATACATTAGGTGATTTCAATACCATTCCGGAAAATACAAAAGTGATTGAAAAGGGTGTACCGATTTTCCCTAGACTGGAAAACGACGTTGAAATTCAATATATCAAAGAACAAATGGCGATTACGGCTCCGAAAGAGTCTGAAAAAGAAGCACCTATAAAGGAACAATCGGAAGAAGAGTCATCAGAAATTACAATAGATGCATTTAATGCGATCGATTTACGTATAGCGACTGTAACCGCATGTGAAAAAATTCCGAAAGCAGATAAGTTATTAAAGCTGCAGGTTGACTTGGGATATGAGCAGCGACAAGTCGTTTCAGGTATTGCTGAACATTACACACCTGACCAATTGGTTGGACAAAAGGTAATTGTTGTAGCAAATTTGAAACCCGTTAAATTGCGCGGAGAATTGTCACAAGGGATGATCTTAGCGGGGACATCAGACGGCGTTCTGAAACTTGCGACAGCAGACGCATCTCTTGCAAATGGATCACGAGTGAAATAATATAGGGCAGCGGCTTTCTTCGGAGAGCCGCTGCTGTCTTTTGTTTGTAACCGTTTTGTAATGAAACTGCGATGTTTATGTAAAGACCGCGAAGTACACTATATCTTATGTGAGGCGAATGAAATGTTAATAGATACACATGTGCATTTAAATGATGATCAGTATGAAGACGATATAGAACAAGTCATTCAGCGAGCGCTTGATACAGGAATTGAGCGAATGGTCGTTGTTGGATTTGATCGGCCCACGATTACAAGAGCCATGGAACTTGCAGAAATGCATAGCTTTATATACGCAGTAGTCGGGTGGCATCCGGTTGATGCGATTGACTGTACAGAAGAAGATCTTCAATGGATCGAAGAACTGGCAGCTCACCCGAAAGTTGTTGGGATTGGTGAAACCGGACTCGATTATCATTGGGATAAGTCACCGAAAGAAGTTCAGCAAGAATTGTTTCGAAAGCAAATACGACTTGCTCAAAAAGTGAAATTACCTGTCATCATTCACAATCGTGATGCAACAGCAGATGTCGTACGAATTTTGCAAGAGGAAGAAGCAGAAATTACGGGTGGTATTATGCATTGCTTTAGTGGAAGTGTAGAAACTGCTAAACAGTGTATTGACATGAACTTTATGATCTCTCTTGGCGGACCCGTCACATTTAAAAATGCTAAGGTGCCAAAACAAGTTGCAACAGAGATACCGTTAGAATATCTGCTTGTAGAAACAGACGCACCATACCTTGCCCCGCATCCGCATCGCGGCAAAAGAAACGAACCTGCATTTGTTGCGCTTGTGGCAGAACAAATCGCGGAACTAAAGGGAATATCACTCGAAGAAGTGGCTGAAACTACTACTCAAAACGCTATGAAACTATTTTCCATCGACTGACTCAAGTGCCGGAAGAATTGCCCATTCCTGGATAGAAGGGGACTTCCGGCATTCCTATGCAGGAAAGTTAGATCGGTTGACAGCGAGAAATTGAGCCTATATAATCAGCCGAGTGAATAAGGAGGAGAATTTTTCATGACGAAACGAACCATGGGAAACCTATTCTTTCAATCATTGAGGTTTAAGAAAATCGCAGCAGGAACAGCAATATTAGCAATTTTTGTTACTGTTCTTTCTCTTGTCGTATATGAAGGTACGAAGAAAAGCATCTTGCTAGAAGCAGGTGGCGAAACATTAGAGTTAAAAACACACGCAAAAACAGTCGAAGACGTACTGGCACAGCGTGATATAGAGATTGGGTCACACGACACAGTCTCACCCTCAGCTGCAACATCTATAAAAGATGGTATGACGATTGATTGGAAACAGGCAAACCCCGTTGCAATAAATATGAATAATGACTCGACGACCATTTGGACAACGAAGTCTACGGTTAAAGATGTACTGACAGAAGCTGGTGTAGAATTGGATGAGCATGATTCAGTTGAACCAAGTTTAGATAGTCATGTCGATAAGAAAAGTGAAATCACGATTGATAAAGCTTTTCAAGTTACGTTGAAAGATGGTAAAAAGTCTACAAAGGTGTGGTCCACTTCGACTACGGTCGCTGACTTTTTAAAGAACGAAAACATCCAATTGAGTGAGTTGGATCGAGTAGAGAGCAACAAGGAGCAAGTATTGCTGCCGAAATCTGTTGTGTCGATTGTTCGTGTGGAAAAGGTCACCGATGTAGTGGAAGAGACGACGGATTTTGACGTGAAAACACGTACTGACGATAGTTTACTGAAAGGTCGAGAAAAAATCGTCCAAGAAGGTAAAAGCGGGAAAGTCAGAAAGAGATTCGAAATCGTCAAAGAAAACGGAAAAGAAGTTTCGCGAAAGCTTATTCGCGAGCATGTTGTCTCGCATCCTAAAGCTAAAGTAGTTTCAGTAGGTTCAAAAGTGGTGATTGCAAGTGCAGCGCCAAAAGCTTCTGCTGTTAAGACTGCATCATCTAAAAAGACGAGTGTTTCACGTGGAAACGGAAATGAGTCTGGAAAAGTGATGTACATGAACGCAACAGCTTACACAGCACATTGCACAGGTTGCAGCGGTATTACAGCTACTGGCATTAACTTGAGTGCTAATCCGAACTTGAAGGTTATTGCAGTAGATCCAAGCGTAATTCCACTAGGTTCAAAAGTATGGGTGGAAGGCTATGGTTATGCAATTGCAGGCGATACTGGCGGTGCTATTAAAGGCAGTCGAATTGACTTGCACGTACCAAATGACGCGGCTGCTAGAAAGTTTGGCAGACGACAAGTAAAAATTAAAGTGTTGAACTGATAGAACTTCGCACAATCATTATAAGCAGTATGCAACAATCCGCATGGCTAAAATTGAGCCATGCGGATTGTTGCGGTCATAGACGTATTCTGTACAACGGCACGTACAGCCGTTAGAATTAAAGAAGAATTGTTTCAGGAAATTATTCATCTGAAACAGAAATCTAAAGCACGCATCCACATACCCTGCAGGAAAGAGGAATACAGTGAATATAAAAGAAGTCATCGTAGTTGAAGGGAAGTCCGATACGATTGCGATTCAACGGGCAACTGGTGCTGACACAATTGAAACCAATGGCTCAGCAGTCGGACAGGAAGCCCTCACTAAAATCCGTCATGCTCAACAAACGCGCGGCGTTATCGTTTTTACGGACCCCGACTATCCAGGAAGAAGAATCCGGGCAATCATCGAGCAGCAAATTCCGGATGTTAAACACGCTTTTTTAACGAGAGATCGTGCGATTGCTAAAAACGGAAAGAAAGTCGGTATTGAGCATGCTACTGATGAAGACATACGCAACGCTCTTCAAGCGGTTTATACAGTCGACACAACTACTATAGAAGAAACACCGCGTGATCTCCTAATTGAAGCTCGCCTAATTGGGCATCCTGAAGCTAAAAAGCGACGCGATCGATTAAGCGAACTTTTAAAAATTGGTCAAGTAAATGGCAAGGGACTTCAAAAACGTCTTGCCATGTTTCGAATTAACGAAGCTGCACTTATGCAGGCGCTTTTAACGATAGACGAGGAGGAACAGGAATGGTGAAAGATATCGCAACCCCTGCACGAACGAAAGAGATATTAGAAAAGCATGGATTTTCCTTTAAAAAAAGTTTGGGGCAGAACTTTCTGATTGATCCAAACATCTTAAAGAACATTATTTATCATGCAGGTATCGATAAACGTTCGGGTGTCATTGAAATTGGGCCAGGAATCGGAGCATTAACGGAGCATATTGCGCGAGCTGCAGGAAAAGTTGTTGCATATGAAATTGATGATCGCTTATTGCCAGTCTTAGAAGACACGCTATCACCCTACACGAACGTCAAGGTCATTCATCAAGACATACTGGACGTCGATTTGAATGCAGCTATCGAAGAGCATTTCTCGGATGTTGACGAAGTGACGGTAGTCGCAAACCTTCCTTACTATGTAACAACGCCAATCATCATGAAGTTTTTAATGGGAAAAGTGCCAATTGAACGAATGGTCATCATGATGCAGCACGAAGTTGCAGATCGCATTACTGCTGTTCCCGGTACAAAAGCGTATGGATCTCTGTCTATTGCTATTCAGTACTATATGGATGCTGAAGTCGCGATGGTTGTACCTAGAACTGTATTCATGCCACAGCCGAATGTAGAGTCAGCAGTCTTAAGATTATCACGAAAAACAGAACCGCCTGCTTCAGTAATTGATGAAGAGTTTCTATTTAAAGTGGCAAGAGGATCTTTCGTACAGCGACGGAAAACCATTCTCAACAATTTGCAGACGTCTCTTCCGCAAGGGAAAGCGAAAAAGGATTTAATCCTGGAGGCACTTTCTAAAGCGAGTATCGATTCGGTGAGAAGAGGGGAAACACTTTCCATTGAAGAATTTGCGAACTTGTCAAATGCTCTATACGAAGAGTTCGGAGCAAGCGAAAAATAAGACATCTTATACTTATGACTATTTTAAGAAAAAAAGAATGTCGAAAGATGAAAATTTGCTATAAAGGGATTGACAAAGCTGAATGCAACCTGTTAAAATTTAAATTTTAATTGACAGAACTTTTTAACTGTGTTATGATTGTATACAGTGAGGTGGAAGCGACGTGCCAAAAACATTAGCGGACATTAAGAAGTCATTGGATGCTCACTTAGGAAAACGTCTGCACCTTCGTGCAAACGGCGGTCGTAAAAAAACGATCGAAAGAGCTGGAATCCTTCGTGACACGTATCGTGCGGTATTTGTAGTGGAACTTGATCAGGACGAAAATGCGTTTGAACGGGTATCATACAGCTATGCGGATATTTTAACTGAAGCAGTTGAAATAACGATACTGGACGGTGGAGACACCACAGCATTTGAGATTAAATAGCACTCTTATCATTTTTTGATTTATTTTTAAACAAAACACCTTTTG
Proteins encoded in this region:
- a CDS encoding ubiquitin-like domain-containing protein produces the protein MTKRTMGNLFFQSLRFKKIAAGTAILAIFVTVLSLVVYEGTKKSILLEAGGETLELKTHAKTVEDVLAQRDIEIGSHDTVSPSAATSIKDGMTIDWKQANPVAINMNNDSTTIWTTKSTVKDVLTEAGVELDEHDSVEPSLDSHVDKKSEITIDKAFQVTLKDGKKSTKVWSTSTTVADFLKNENIQLSELDRVESNKEQVLLPKSVVSIVRVEKVTDVVEETTDFDVKTRTDDSLLKGREKIVQEGKSGKVRKRFEIVKENGKEVSRKLIREHVVSHPKAKVVSVGSKVVIASAAPKASAVKTASSKKTSVSRGNGNESGKVMYMNATAYTAHCTGCSGITATGINLSANPNLKVIAVDPSVIPLGSKVWVEGYGYAIAGDTGGAIKGSRIDLHVPNDAAARKFGRRQVKIKVLN
- the veg gene encoding biofilm formation stimulator Veg, whose product is MPKTLADIKKSLDAHLGKRLHLRANGGRKKTIERAGILRDTYRAVFVVELDQDENAFERVSYSYADILTEAVEITILDGGDTTAFEIK
- the rnmV gene encoding ribonuclease M5, whose product is MNIKEVIVVEGKSDTIAIQRATGADTIETNGSAVGQEALTKIRHAQQTRGVIVFTDPDYPGRRIRAIIEQQIPDVKHAFLTRDRAIAKNGKKVGIEHATDEDIRNALQAVYTVDTTTIEETPRDLLIEARLIGHPEAKKRRDRLSELLKIGQVNGKGLQKRLAMFRINEAALMQALLTIDEEEQEW
- the metG gene encoding methionine--tRNA ligase — encoded protein: MAEQKKTFYITTPIYYPSGKFHIGTAYTTVASDAMARYKRLRGYDVRFLTGMDEHGQKIQEKAEEAGRPPQEYVNDIADYAKRIWKLMDITYDDFIQTTEERHKNAVQKIFQKFLDNGDIYKGEYEGWKCIPCESYFTEAQLVDGNCPDCGRPVERVAEESYFFNMKKYSDRLLQYYEDNPGFIEPESRKNEMINNFIKPGLEDLSVSRVSFDWGIKVPGDPKHVIYVWVDALTNYITSLGYLSDDDSLFNKYWPADVQVVGKDIVRFHTIYWPIFLMALDLPLPKKVFAHGFIMMKDGKMSKSKGNVVYPDMLVERFGLDATRYFLLRELPFGQDGTFSPESFVERTNYDLANDLGNLLNRSVSMINKYFDGIVPVELAEPTEFDESLRATMTSTVQKYEESLEKMQFSIVLSELWTLVSRTNKYIDETAPWVLAKEEADRGKLASVMVHLVQSLRHIAVMLQPFMPESPKKIIEQLGLDKSRLAWDTLGDFNTIPENTKVIEKGVPIFPRLENDVEIQYIKEQMAITAPKESEKEAPIKEQSEEESSEITIDAFNAIDLRIATVTACEKIPKADKLLKLQVDLGYEQRQVVSGIAEHYTPDQLVGQKVIVVANLKPVKLRGELSQGMILAGTSDGVLKLATADASLANGSRVK
- a CDS encoding TatD family hydrolase, which encodes MLIDTHVHLNDDQYEDDIEQVIQRALDTGIERMVVVGFDRPTITRAMELAEMHSFIYAVVGWHPVDAIDCTEEDLQWIEELAAHPKVVGIGETGLDYHWDKSPKEVQQELFRKQIRLAQKVKLPVIIHNRDATADVVRILQEEEAEITGGIMHCFSGSVETAKQCIDMNFMISLGGPVTFKNAKVPKQVATEIPLEYLLVETDAPYLAPHPHRGKRNEPAFVALVAEQIAELKGISLEEVAETTTQNAMKLFSID
- the rsmA gene encoding 16S rRNA (adenine(1518)-N(6)/adenine(1519)-N(6))-dimethyltransferase RsmA: MVKDIATPARTKEILEKHGFSFKKSLGQNFLIDPNILKNIIYHAGIDKRSGVIEIGPGIGALTEHIARAAGKVVAYEIDDRLLPVLEDTLSPYTNVKVIHQDILDVDLNAAIEEHFSDVDEVTVVANLPYYVTTPIIMKFLMGKVPIERMVIMMQHEVADRITAVPGTKAYGSLSIAIQYYMDAEVAMVVPRTVFMPQPNVESAVLRLSRKTEPPASVIDEEFLFKVARGSFVQRRKTILNNLQTSLPQGKAKKDLILEALSKASIDSVRRGETLSIEEFANLSNALYEEFGASEK